The stretch of DNA ACCCCAGCAAGCTCCTGTGTGGTGTGCTGGCAGCTCGTGTCACTGCCTGCCATCAGGACACCCACTGTCCCCAGCTGCCTCTAACAGGGCTCCAGGGCTCCAAGGAAGGGTGCACGTGCTTGCTGCAGGGGTAATTCCCCACAGGTTCTATCACACTGCTGGGGAACTCTCCCGGAACCAGGCCCCCGTCCACACTTGGCAGCACCCTTTGAAATGGTGGGTGCATGCTGATGCTGATGTCCCTTGCATGCAGGGGAAGGTCGGGAGGTGCTCGCAGCGCAGCCAgaacccctgcagcccctccccTCCATGCTCTCGGGCTACCCGTCCTCATCCTCATCATCTGCCACAGGGGATCCACCTTCTGTCCCCCTGCCTGCGTCCCCCTTGTGAGGTGCTCAGTCACAGCCCCGAGGCCAGAGaggctgcactgctgctggccGGGGTCTGCCCACGGTGGTgcccccctgcccctgtcccatCCCACTCTGCCCCCACCCCATGTCCCACCGGAGCCTCTTCCCATCACGTAGGTGGCAGCTAAACCCAGCGGGAGCCCTCAGCAGGAGCCTGGCTGTTACAGGAAGCCACCTCCCGCAGCAGTGACATCTCCCAGCCGCAGTGCCGCGTGGAGACAGGCTCGTCAGTCCCAATTAGCACTGAAGGCCCCCATGAGCTAAGGAGGGGGAGCTGACTGTTGGCTCTGGCGTAAATAAGCCAGGAACAAGAGACACGGCCCCAGCAGTGCCGCAGTGGTGTGAGGGTGCTGGGGCGCAGCGGGGACAGAGCTGGGGCACCCCTGGCCCTGAGACGCCCAAGGAGAGCGCACACGTCCCAGGCACCCAACGCAGTGCAGCGGGGCAGCGGCTGCTCCCGTGCACGCTCCATGACCCTGGGGAAGCAGAGCCAAGGCACTGTGGTCCTGGACCACAGTGAGGCCCTGGCATGGCAGGGATGTGGCAGCCCGGGGACACTGCTAGGGGCACTTGTCCCCCAGCAGCCTCAGGCACTGACATGGCATGGGTGCCTTCCCCAGCACAATCAGCACCCAACGGCAGCATCTGCATGAATTCACGCAGGGACAATACACAGCCCAGACTCAGAGCTGGCAAGCCCATCACTCCTGTAAGGTTTTCCCCCGACACGTTGCTTTTAGAGAAGATAAATGCCCTGTCACCTCATCAGAGCAGATCTCCTTTCAGCTGCCAGCCAGCCTACTGTCCTTTGTGAAACAAACAGCATCCGGGAGGGCAAGCCAGAGCTGCCCCCCCAGTGACAAAGGGCCCAGGTTCAGACCCAAGGACACCAGGACCCAGCCCGGCCTTGTGGCCATGCTAGGAGCAGGCTCGGAGCAGTGCGGTGCCTGCGCCCACACTGGGGCCACGGCAGCCGCGTGCTGTGGGAGGTCTGGCAGCGGTGAGCTGAGCCCGGCATGGGGACAGGCAcgctgccctgggcagcagccacagcaccggcactgagcagctgcagctctgcccctaAGCACCCCTCCTGTCCCTGGGGTGCCCGCGGGGTGtttggaggcaggcagggaggtgctgcACCTTGCACCCAGGTGTCTTGTAGTGCCGCAATCGTCCCTCATGTCGTGCGAGCCTCCGCTGGCACACCAGCACTGCTTGCCTCTGCCCAAGGGGCAGGCAGcatggcggggccggggcgccaTGGAAAAGCTGCGACTGTCGGTGCCATGTCCCCCCCAGAGAGCTGGGActtgccctgctctgcctcgtAGCCACGCTAGGAGTGTGATACCTGGAATCAGgatggaggagagcaggggcCCCACTGGGAACACCCCCAGGGTGGCAGAGCTGCCTCGTACCTGTAGATGATGCAGGCACAGTCCCGGCAGGTCCCGCAGTTGGCAATGTCCTGCCCTGTCCGGTACGAGTGTCGCCTGCAACAGAGCACAAGTGCTGTGAGCCTGGAGACCCGACCTCGATGCCTGTGCCTCCCCCAggccctcagctgctccacagCATGTACACCGGCTGTCAGgggcccctctgctcccaggatccctgctcctctccttctctgtgCGATGCTCTTTGATGCCAGGCCAAGCACGGTGCCTCTCAGCTCAGTAGATTTCTCAGTTGGTTGCAAACCAGGCAGGCATGGCAGAAGCCCTGAATCCTTTGCACTCTGTCAGCCTCATTTTATCACCACCCCAGAGCTGTACCTCATGCCCAGGGACACCCCAGGACACTATGCATCTCCCCATGCACAGCACCACGCAGGGAGTGGGGCCATGGGCAGCGTGGGGACTTGGGGGGAGCActcacagcacacagcagtgcCCTGACAGATGGGCAGAGGGAGATGTGCCAGCCTAATCGCCAGCCTACGCTGGACTTaggatttctctctttttgaaGCTTTTGTATCAAAGAagcagcctcctccagggaagGTGCATGGGACTTGAATAAAGCAGAGATGGCTGATGAGCCCCAAAGGTCAGCTCAGCCCCAAAGCCAGTTCTCCTCCTGGATCTCTGCAGAAAATGGTACTCTGCTGCTAGTGCTAAACACTTGCCCCAATGCATCCTCAgccagctgcatcctgctgccctgccggagctcagcagctccctggggcaTCTCCCTGTGCAGCACCGAGCTCCAGCCCCTGGCACCAGCTGCTCTGAGAGCTGTGGGGAAAGGGCCCCCCTAAAGGCTGTCGGTCACCCTaacagctgcctcctcctcacCTCCTTTGCCCCTCAGGCAGTGCAGGCTGCGGCTTTTTGGGGGACAGCTGAGAAAACACCCCCTGTCCCAAATATCAGTCGCAGCTTCCTGCTTGAATCATTCTCCTCTTACTCGACCTTGATCATGATTGTTCTCAGCCCTCGGAAACTAGGTCTTTTAATGCACCAAATTATATATTACAATTGGGATTATACTGTTAGCACATAAATTAGATCATGATAccttttatatgcatatataaaaggTGTGCATATGCGTGTACCTAATGTTGTATAAACTGCACCTCTCTGTCAGGATGAGATCTAACGTGGGGACAGACGTTTGGCTCGGGAAGTTGCTGCTGGGAGACACCCGGACCCTTTGAGGCTGCATATACGGGGcgagcagtgctggggctggtggcagtgctgggttGCGTGCGGCACCTCGGGGCCACCTGCATGTCTGCCGGGACGCTGACCCGTGGCAAATAAGGCCAGGCTATTCCTCAGCAGAAGGACACTAGGAAAATCTTTTATGTGATTTCCTACTCCATTCCTTATGTCTCTGGGCAGCGTTTGCTCATTTGACTGCAACAGTATATGGAGCCGAGATCTTAATTAAGCTCCCCACGGTGAAGCTAAATCAGCTTCCTGAGCAGACAAACTCAATTCCGACAGAGGGATCAGATCTGCCCTTTTGATGGGCTCTGCTCTGGACTTGCCCGTGCCGAGCCAGGCTGGGACACAGCCCTGACCGGCTGGGCACCTCTGGGGGCAGCCCCACAAGCAGGGGCACCCCTGGCCCATGCCCTCCACCCAGCACAGGCAGCGGCCCCCGCGCAGCCCTGAGAAGCGAGGCCAGGCAGGGCGCCAGGGCGTGCAGGCAGGCGGCTGGCACAGCGGCAGCAGGACGCTGCGCAgggggagctcagcaccacggcCCGGTCTGAGCTCCCCGCCTGCCTTCGCACTCTCATTAACTGTTCTGTGGGATCCTTACTACTATTATTAGCTGTAagtggaagaaattatttagcAGCCACTTAATTTGGTTAAACAATTAAACACTTGTGCAGGCGGGAGGGACAGGACCCGCAGGAGGTGCCCATCTGGCACGGCAGGACCTCACGCCGGGTGCCCCCTGCCTCCCTGAGCTCGCTGCCATGGCACGCACCTGGCTTGGTGCATGTGCCAGGCACGGCCCCTTGCCAGCATGAGGCCAAACTAACGAGCTGCCAAGCTAATGAGCTGTCCCGTCCCAGTGCCCTGGGCTGCCGCACGCAACTAAAGCACAGCGGAGCCCTACCTGCAATGCCACCTGCAGCTGGCACAGGCGATGATCCCCATCACCAGGCACCAGTGCTCTAGGCCACCTCTGACACAGACGGTTCGTTAACAGGCAGAGTGTGCCAAACCCTGCCAAGCCCCCTGGGCTGTGCCCCTCAGCCAGGCATGGCAGGCTCCCAGCACGGGAGCCTCTGCCTTGCTGGCGGCCGACCCAGGGAAATCCTAGCAAGTTGTTAACGGGAATATCCTGAGCCACGGCCAGCGCTTGGTACTGCAAAACACAAACGAGGCCAAGGAAACTGGCCTGGGGGATGCCCTGCCCTTGGCCTACAGAGCAGGGATGGGCAGGACAGGCAGTGGGGGCCATTCCTGTGGTACAGACCGGCAGCACCAGAGACCGAGCCCTTGACACGGGCCCTGGCCACCCCTGTCTTTCAATCACAGCCCCCAAAGGACATTtggccccctgccccccaccTGCGCTTGCTCACCCATCCCGCTGGGCCTCCTTCTTCTCCAGGTCCTGGATGACGTCCAGCAGCACTCGGATGGTTTGTTGGCTGGTCTCCAGCACCCCTTCCAGCGACTGCAGCTGGGACTGCAGGTCCCCCTGCGCCCTTGCAGGGCCCTGTCCCTGAGATGTTCGGGCGTGCTCATCCCCCGCCGGCGCTGCCGCTGGCCCCTTGGCTGCAACCACCAGTTGCAGAAGGTCCTGGACGTGGCGCAGCGTCTCCGACTGCTGGGCGGTGAGGCAGGGCTGCCCATGCTGTGGGGCCTCTGGCACCTGCCCGCCCAGCTGAGTCCCGGTGCCGGAGCCCTGCAGGGccggaggcagcagctccccacaTCCCCCTGGTCCCACCTGGCCGTGCCCGGGATCGGTGGCCCGTAGCCGACTGCTGATGCCGTCATGGGTGTCCAGACAGCCAAGCGCAGCTGGTGTCTTCTCTGGCGTGGTGGCTGAGCTGTGCCAGCCCGGCGCTGGGAGGATGGGGGCTGGCGGGGTGCAGCAGGGCCCCCCCCATGGcgagctgcagagctggtgctggggtggTGGGGGGTCCCGAGGgggggtgccctgagctggctgGTGGAGCCCCTGGATGTGCGCAGTGGGGAGGGTCTGCTGGCAATGCggagagggctggggcagcaggcgCCCACGCGGCAGGCTGTGCTCTGAGTCGCTCCGGCCAAGCCCCTGCACTTCAgcgggcagctggggctggccgCAGGGCACAGAGGCCGGGCGCTGGGAGGGCCTCCGGCTGCCCCTGGGGTTCCTGCAGGGCCTGGCGCAGGGCTCAGGGGGGCAGCTCTTGGCTGGGGAGgtacagctggcagcagggcaccCGGCTGTGCCCGGATAAGGGGGACAGGGATCCCTGGGCGGTGGCGGTGACGCATGGCACGCCGCAGCAGGCTGGGTGAGGGCGGCGGCATGCTCACGCGCAGGGAGGCTGCCGGGCACATGTGGGGGCACAGCCCGGACAGAGGGGGTGGGCGAGGGGCCCCCTGGGCAGCGGGTGCTCCCCAGAGCAGTGGGCAGCCCCACTACCCCGGCCACGTTGCAGACACTCTTACTgcggggctgggaggctgggaagggcttctggaggctgggggaggtTTGGATGGCAGCACTCGCGCACGCCTTCCTGGGCATGGGCAGCGTCAGCGAGCATGGCTGGGCCTGGGGCCAGCTCCGCCGCGAGGCACAGAGAGCCGCCGGCTCAGGGGCGTCCCTGGGGGGCGGCGAGGCACGTGGGGTGTTGGGGCCAGGGGTGGCTGCGGGCCCTGGTGGGGGGCTGCCCACCTGCTCCGCGCTGCCATCCACCAGGTCCTTGAAGCGGACCTGCTGCGTGCGGTTGCGCCGGCGCTGAAGGCGTCTCTCGATGTCGGGTGAGTCGCGGTTGAGCAGCACCGAGCGCACCGTCATGGCTTTCTCCTGGCCGCCCTCGCTGGTGGGGGCCAGCCCAGGAAGGGGCTCCCTGCTGACCATGGCTCACGGCCCCGGGGCCGAGGCCCTGTGGTGGGGCGCTGCAGCAGGGCCGAGCTCTGGCGTTCGGAGCCCTGCGCTGCACCCGTCCCCGGAGCTGTCCGGGGCAGTGGGCGGCCTCATCCCGTGCTGCCGCAGAGAGGGGATGCTGTGTGGGAGGCAGGCGAGGGGCTGCTGGGCACGCCACCCGCCGCACAGCCCCTACAGCCCGTGGCACGCTGGCGCCCTGACGGCCCTGCCCGCCACCGCGCCTCCCTGCTGGCGCCAGCAGCCCATGGTCCCGCCGCCTCTGCCCGGGCTCAGTGCCCCCCACGGtgggctccccagggcaccGGGTACCAGCCGTCCCTGCGCATGGCTCCTGGCTCCCAGACCTGCAGGGACAGAGAAGGGAGGTgagccccggccctgctgcccGCTCCCTCGTGtggatggggacggggacgtcTCCAGCTGCCCCGCGGAGCCGCCGGCCTCTGCACACTCTCCCACCCAGCGCGGCCATCACAAAACGCGAAGAGACAAGCTTTGATCTCTGGCGCTGCCTCCTCAGCacaaaaggagaagggaaaaaaagaaacccctTTAGCATAAACACGTTACAAGTTCACAGCTCAAATCAAGCAGaagaagctgttaaaaataGCTCTGCCTTGCTGGGGCTTGGTACCTCGTGTTCAGAGGgcgctgggagcaggcagcccGTGCTGCAGGGGCACAGCAGGACGGGACGGGAACAGCGCAGAGGAGCAGgtcaggctgtgctgggcacagGGGGCTCATACGTGGGGATGGACAGGCAGGGGGCACCCGCAGCACGTGGGGCACCTGCTGTGCATGGGGCTGGACAAGGAGTGGGGTACCCAACCTATGTGAGACCTGGCTGGAGTGGGCACAGGACCCGTCGTGTATGGGGCGCAGGGTCCCATCCTGCATGTGCCACCTGTTGGAggtggggcagggctgcgggcattggagagcagctcagtgcACAGGACAAGGCTGCGACTTGGGGACATTTAGCCAATTTGGGCATGTGAGAACCGGCCTCGAGGGAGAATAGGTATTGCATCTGAGATGGCAGATtccagtgctgggctcctctCTGAGATGGGCATCGCTGGGGCAGGCTGCCCTGGCTGCGAGCAGGGCTCCCACGCAGGGAGGGACCCCCCAGCACACAGCTGCGCACAGCTACTCCTCCCCACGCAGGCAGGGCAaaccccttccccagccctgaccCCAACCAACACCAGGCCCCCATGCACAGCTGGCTCTCTTGCGTCCACCGTGGTCACTGGCCACCCTTCCGACCCCTCGCACTGCTCAGGTACATGGCACATGCCTGGGAGCCCTGCTCAGGAGCCACTGTTCCCCTGGGCGCAGAGGATTTGTGGCTCATTTTGGGAAGCAGCATTGTGAGAAGGAGGCACtggagggcagagctggagtTGCCAGCCCCGGCAGGGAGTGACGCTGCTTGGCCTCGTGGCTTGCTATCCTGTACTTGAGGTCTGCAGATACCCACAGGTGCCTGGGCACGGGCAGGGAGCACAGTGCTATGGGTGCCCCTGGCACCACGCCGTGCCCTGCATCCCGCAGCTGGCACCGGCGGCATCCAC from Cygnus olor isolate bCygOlo1 chromosome 4, bCygOlo1.pri.v2, whole genome shotgun sequence encodes:
- the LOC121070153 gene encoding INSYN2B protein-like, which encodes MVSREPLPGLAPTSEGGQEKAMTVRSVLLNRDSPDIERRLQRRRNRTQQVRFKDLVDGSAEQVGSPPPGPAATPGPNTPRASPPPRDAPEPAALCASRRSWPQAQPCSLTLPMPRKACASAAIQTSPSLQKPFPASQPRSKSVCNVAGVVGLPTALGSTRCPGGPSPTPSVRAVPPHVPGSLPAREHAAALTQPAAACHASPPPPRDPCPPYPGTAGCPAASCTSPAKSCPPEPCARPCRNPRGSRRPSQRPASVPCGQPQLPAEVQGLGRSDSEHSLPRGRLLPQPSPHCQQTLPTAHIQGLHQPAQGTPPRDPPPPQHQLCSSPWGGPCCTPPAPILPAPGWHSSATTPEKTPAALGCLDTHDGISSRLRATDPGHGQVGPGGCGELLPPALQGSGTGTQLGGQVPEAPQHGQPCLTAQQSETLRHVQDLLQLVVAAKGPAAAPAGDEHARTSQGQGPARAQGDLQSQLQSLEGVLETSQQTIRVLLDVIQDLEKKEAQRDGRHSYRTGQDIANCGTCRDCACIIYSVEHDFRQQEGRFQRVLSHIEGEAAQSSPAAGPVPPARQEPSPVTRLPAKLDSKKSRRKCFWFL